The following proteins are co-located in the Mus caroli chromosome 7, CAROLI_EIJ_v1.1, whole genome shotgun sequence genome:
- the LOC110298266 gene encoding uncharacterized protein LOC110298266: MASDTTISLPDLLSSWEEDRKLVLPGWSLISIFLATLLVFNVVDGQMAYVHGPYTGFIGLWIDCRRHKCANVGQFTVYIHMSKGFVFLALALCLILLPTMFLSFRPVCRRLKTIDFIFSFLSIVIVQGS, translated from the exons ccGACTTGCTCTCTTCCTGGGAGGAGGACCGCAAGTTGGTCCTACCTGGCTGGTCCCTCATCTCCATCTTCCTGGCTACTTTGTTAGTGTTCAACGTGGTAGATGGGCAGATGGCCTATGTGCATGGTCCGTACACTGGTTTCATCGGTCTCTGGATTGACTGCAGGAGGCATAAGTGTGCCAACGTGGGACAATTCACTG TTTACATTCACATGAGCAAGGGCTTCGTATTTCTGGCCCTGGCACTAtgcctcatcctcctgcccaCCATGTTCCTCTCCTTTCGACCAGTCTGCCGCCGCCTGAAAACAATAGACTTCATCTTCAGTTTCCTCAGCATTGTCATCG TGCAGGGCTCCTGA